A region of the Acidobacteriota bacterium genome:
TGCAGGATTTTCTGCACGTGGAGAGCGTAGCCTACTACTTCTACCAGCCGGACACCCAGCGGTTGTGCCGGCACGCTTTCGCCGGCTCGTTCGGCGAGATGCTGCCCGACCGGGAAACGTGCAACCTGGACACCTACACCTGGCTCACCCGCTGCGCCAAGTCCGGCCACACCCTGCTCAAGACCGACCTGTCGGCCGGCGAGCGCACGCAGGTCACCGACAACGGCCTGTTCGCCTCGGTACTGTATTATCCCGTGGACACGGGCGAGGCGGCGCGCGACGTCATCCTGGTCGCCGACACCCGCCGCGACCGCGTGACGTTCCAGCACGTCCAGCGGCTGAACCAGATCCAGCCCTTCCTCACCCAGGCCATCCACAACAACCGCCTCTATTCCGGGATCCAGCGCCATCTCTACGTCGATTTCGACACCAACCTGCCCAACCGGCGCGGCTTCGAGGAGGCGCTGCAGGCCTGCTTGGAGCGGTCCAAGCGGGTGGGCGACAGCTTCACCGTGATCATGGCCAGCCTGGACCGGCCGGACCGGATCAACCTGCGGCCCCACGGCGATTCGCCCCGGGCCTTCCTGCTGAAGATCTGCGCGTTCTTCCAGAAGCAGCTCCCGCCGCAGGCCACGCTGGCCTACTCGGGAGAATTCAAATTTCTGTGCCTGCTCCCCCGCTACGAGATGGAGCCGTCGCTGGAGCTGGCCCGCCGGCTCTGTCTGCAGGCGCGGGAGACGCTGCGCGACGCCGAGAACCGGCCCACCTTCTCGCTGGGCATCTCCTGCTTCCCCATCAACGGGATGAGCCTGGACGACCTGATCCTGTCGGCGGAGCAGGCGATGACCATGAGCCGCTTCCAGGGCGGCGACACCGCCTCGTTGATGGGGAGCCAGCTCATCAAGAAACTGGCGTTGAACGTCTTCTCGCAGTTCATGGGGCAGGGGACGCTGCGGACCGGGCCGGAGGTGGTGGACGGCGTGCTGCAGAAGATCACCGATCGGCGGGAGGTGGACGAGAGCCTCACCACGGTGGAGATGATCAATTCCCTGGCCGAGGCCATCGATGCCAAGGACCACTACACGAGCAACCACACCCTGGAGACGTCCATCCTGGCGGTGGCCCTGGGCCGGCTGATGGTGCTGGATGACGAGTCGCTGGAGCGGCTCCGCATCGCCGCCAAGCTGCACGACATCGGCAAGATCGGCGTGCCGGAGCACATCCTGCTCAAGCAAGGGAAACTCACGGCGGACGAGGAGCAGGTCATGCGCCGCCACGCCGAGATCGGCGCCCGGATTCTGCGGCCCATCAGCAGCCTGCGCCACATTGCCGTGATCGTGGAACACCACCACGAACGCTGGGACGGTTCCGGCTACCCGCACGGGCTCCGGGGGGAAGAGATCCCCATCGAGTCCCGCATCCTGGCCGTCATCGACGCCTACCACGCCATGATCAGCCAC
Encoded here:
- a CDS encoding diguanylate cyclase — translated: PRVAHLAQRARHVYLKTLSLRDTLTAFLRDFGSRAGLDVLRLFLVGENTGIKPVFAGWDRVAPEDPEPVHEVFRRLMQDDPQAAVVGDGPIRLPDELSGCFLRLEAGRYRFYFLGAAAARSGRSDTGLLLHACLRQLAMLLDETAPLLPRIEGVLQQKETTQLLLRVMALGELEQFRRDLPALLQDFLHVESVAYYFYQPDTQRLCRHAFAGSFGEMLPDRETCNLDTYTWLTRCAKSGHTLLKTDLSAGERTQVTDNGLFASVLYYPVDTGEAARDVILVADTRRDRVTFQHVQRLNQIQPFLTQAIHNNRLYSGIQRHLYVDFDTNLPNRRGFEEALQACLERSKRVGDSFTVIMASLDRPDRINLRPHGDSPRAFLLKICAFFQKQLPPQATLAYSGEFKFLCLLPRYEMEPSLELARRLCLQARETLRDAENRPTFSLGISCFPINGMSLDDLILSAEQAMTMSRFQGGDTASLMGSQLIKKLALNVFSQFMGQGTLRTGPEVVDGVLQKITDRREVDESLTTVEMINSLAEAIDAKDHYTSNHTLETSILAVALGRLMVLDDESLERLRIAAKLHDIGKIGVPEHILLKQGKLTADEEQVMRRHAEIGARILRPISSLRHIAVIVEHHHERWDGSGYPHGLRGEEIPIESRILAVIDAYHAMISHRTYREGQTLEFALGEIRRGAGSQFDPRVTELFNQMMAERRELGAMAPFADWPLRPDQPPM